A section of the Pedobacter sp. HDW13 genome encodes:
- a CDS encoding HD domain-containing protein: MQEPIQKTIDFVKRTLANAEAGHDWFHIERVFETAKTINQQENGNELVVAFAALLHDIADPKFNHGDEELGPNMAASFLESIAIDAETIKHVKLIIQNMSFKNSFDAAGFTSKEMQIVQDADRLDAIGAIGIARAFTYGGFKNRVLYDPAIAPEEHLTKESYKNTTAPTINHFYEKLLLLKDLMNTETGKTMATERHNFMLLYLDHFYKEWSGKQ; encoded by the coding sequence ATGCAGGAACCTATTCAGAAAACCATCGATTTTGTAAAAAGAACTTTAGCAAATGCTGAAGCAGGGCATGACTGGTTCCACATTGAAAGGGTTTTTGAAACCGCAAAAACCATTAACCAACAAGAAAATGGCAACGAGCTTGTTGTGGCTTTTGCAGCTTTGCTTCATGATATTGCCGACCCAAAGTTTAACCATGGCGATGAAGAATTAGGCCCCAATATGGCAGCATCATTTCTGGAATCAATTGCTATTGATGCAGAAACGATTAAGCACGTTAAACTGATTATCCAGAACATGTCGTTCAAAAACAGCTTTGATGCTGCCGGTTTCACCTCAAAGGAAATGCAGATTGTACAAGACGCCGACCGCTTGGATGCTATTGGCGCCATTGGTATTGCCAGGGCTTTTACTTATGGCGGTTTTAAAAACAGGGTGCTTTACGATCCGGCTATTGCGCCAGAAGAGCACCTAACCAAAGAAAGTTATAAAAATACAACTGCACCAACCATCAATCACTTTTACGAAAAACTATTGCTGTTAAAAGACCTTATGAACACCGAAACTGGTAAGACTATGGCAACTGAAAGGCATAATTTTATGTTGCTTTATTTAGATCATTTTTACAAAGAGTGGTCGGGCAAGCAATAA